The following proteins come from a genomic window of Bradyrhizobium paxllaeri:
- a CDS encoding efflux RND transporter periplasmic adaptor subunit, with product MYSSGLSPRARTYLMAMAFLALGIDGVAAQQGAELPPPAVGVIELKARPVPVVSELPGRVAATRISEVRARVSGILQERVFRQGTPINEGDILYRIDPKLFRVRVASAEASLRRARAVQQNAKQQFERQKTLHERDATSGVNLDAATATLAQSDADVASAEAALAEAKINLDYTEVRAPISGLIGGALVTEGALVTADGTQNLALIQQVDSVYVDFMQSAQDLLALKRAVEEGKLASPAPGEAPVELVFDDGSLYPKAGRLLFASASVDSTTGQVTLRAEFPNPKHDLLPGMYVRVRIAQAVREGAITIPQRAVIRARDGRAQVYFVSEGGIAETRDIELGQALSSEWVVKSGLKEGERVVVDGVQKVRSGGKVVPEPWKLTDREAGITANQPNSQAR from the coding sequence ATGTACAGCAGCGGGCTTTCGCCGCGTGCGAGAACGTATCTGATGGCAATGGCGTTCCTTGCCTTGGGAATCGATGGGGTTGCCGCGCAGCAAGGCGCGGAGCTACCTCCTCCCGCCGTCGGTGTGATCGAACTCAAAGCGCGTCCAGTTCCGGTCGTGAGCGAGCTTCCGGGCCGCGTTGCAGCGACGCGCATCTCAGAGGTTCGTGCGCGTGTTTCCGGAATCCTTCAGGAGCGCGTGTTCAGGCAGGGTACGCCCATCAACGAGGGCGACATCCTTTACCGCATCGATCCGAAGCTCTTCCGGGTGCGTGTGGCAAGCGCCGAAGCCTCGCTGCGGCGAGCCAGGGCGGTTCAGCAAAATGCTAAACAGCAGTTCGAGCGGCAGAAGACCCTTCACGAGCGCGACGCCACCAGCGGCGTGAACCTCGATGCGGCAACCGCGACCCTTGCCCAGTCCGATGCCGACGTCGCATCGGCCGAAGCCGCGCTCGCGGAAGCAAAGATAAATCTCGATTACACGGAAGTCCGCGCTCCAATCAGTGGCCTCATCGGTGGCGCCCTCGTCACCGAGGGCGCGCTTGTCACTGCCGACGGAACCCAGAATCTGGCGCTGATCCAACAGGTGGATTCCGTCTATGTCGACTTCATGCAGTCGGCGCAGGATCTGTTGGCACTCAAGCGCGCCGTCGAGGAAGGCAAGCTCGCCAGCCCGGCGCCGGGAGAGGCTCCGGTCGAACTCGTTTTCGACGACGGCAGCCTCTACCCGAAGGCGGGGCGGTTGCTGTTTGCCAGCGCTAGCGTCGATTCCACCACGGGGCAGGTGACCCTGCGCGCGGAATTCCCGAACCCGAAACATGATCTGCTACCGGGCATGTATGTTCGTGTGCGCATTGCGCAGGCCGTTCGCGAGGGCGCAATCACGATACCCCAGCGTGCGGTGATCCGGGCACGCGACGGCAGGGCGCAGGTCTACTTCGTATCGGAAGGCGGGATTGCAGAGACGCGGGACATCGAACTTGGGCAGGCACTCAGCTCGGAATGGGTCGTCAAGTCCGGCCTGAAGGAGGGCGAACGGGTCGTCGTCGATGGCGTGCAGAAGGTCCGGTCGGGCGGCAAAGTTGTCCCGGAGCCGTGGAAGCTCACGGATCGGGAGGCGGGGATCACCGCAAACCAGCCGAACAGCCAGGCGAGGTAA
- a CDS encoding flagellin: protein MPSDITLSAATRQNLLSLQDTAALLATTQNRLSTQKKVNSALDNPVNYFAAQGLSARAADLNMLMDGIGNGIQTIQAANQGITKIQGLVDAAKGFAQQALAVQNTASGSAATGAVVAAASGKSLLGSGTGAAADGTHDYSGASAASVFTLTDGFGSSATITLDRTRLAQNARDITKVTSTEILGQINQQLAQAGGFAIASLTTDGRLTFTSSGAGSDAKLTISGGGATNTVDVGFGTGAITTVATTGIDATDGSAKASVTGTAVTALGAASNFDLTSGDASITVQLGNGLSKTINLNRTADAALNVATLKAQDIATAINKQLNADTGVSGKVVATYDNTAGTVSLRTTTAGGDQKLTVTSASASTKDIGFGIAADTTKAKTGAGAGATAANGNNQRAAFAQNFNDILNQITMTAQDARYQGMNLLHRSGSDAKENTLRLQFNEKDSSFLEIKGVKFDAAGLGVTQASGNFATNDEIKAALSQLTNAASNLRSQASTFGSNLTIVQNRQSFTKNMVNILDTGASDLTRADLNEETANQQALALRNSLSISALSLANQSQQSILQLLR, encoded by the coding sequence ATGCCCTCCGACATCACTCTATCCGCAGCCACGCGCCAGAACTTGCTCTCGCTGCAGGACACGGCGGCGCTGCTCGCAACTACCCAGAACCGCCTGTCGACCCAGAAGAAGGTCAACTCGGCGCTCGACAATCCCGTCAATTACTTCGCAGCCCAAGGCCTGTCGGCTCGTGCGGCCGATCTGAACATGCTCATGGATGGCATCGGAAACGGCATCCAGACCATCCAGGCGGCCAACCAGGGCATCACCAAAATTCAGGGCCTTGTCGACGCGGCCAAGGGCTTCGCGCAACAGGCGCTCGCTGTTCAGAATACCGCATCGGGATCGGCCGCAACCGGGGCCGTTGTGGCCGCCGCGAGCGGAAAATCTCTGCTGGGATCCGGAACGGGTGCGGCGGCTGACGGCACACATGATTACAGTGGAGCTTCGGCGGCTTCGGTCTTTACCCTTACCGATGGTTTCGGCAGCTCGGCCACCATCACGCTGGACCGAACCCGTCTGGCTCAGAACGCCCGGGACATCACCAAAGTGACCTCGACCGAGATCCTCGGTCAGATCAACCAGCAGCTCGCTCAGGCTGGCGGCTTCGCTATCGCCTCGTTGACGACGGACGGTAGGCTGACCTTCACCTCGAGCGGCGCAGGTTCGGACGCCAAGCTGACGATCTCGGGTGGCGGCGCGACGAATACCGTCGACGTCGGCTTCGGTACGGGCGCCATCACAACAGTGGCCACCACTGGCATCGACGCAACCGACGGCTCAGCCAAGGCAAGCGTCACCGGAACGGCGGTCACGGCGCTTGGCGCTGCGAGCAATTTCGATCTCACGAGCGGCGACGCCTCGATCACCGTACAGCTTGGAAACGGCCTCTCGAAAACCATCAACCTCAACAGGACTGCCGACGCGGCGCTCAACGTGGCTACCTTGAAGGCGCAGGACATTGCCACTGCCATCAACAAGCAGCTCAACGCCGATACAGGCGTTTCGGGCAAGGTCGTGGCGACCTACGACAACACGGCCGGCACCGTTTCGCTCCGCACCACGACAGCTGGCGGCGATCAGAAGCTCACGGTGACATCGGCCTCTGCTAGCACAAAAGATATCGGCTTCGGCATTGCCGCCGACACCACCAAAGCTAAGACAGGTGCTGGGGCGGGCGCTACCGCCGCGAACGGCAACAATCAGCGTGCTGCCTTTGCGCAGAACTTCAACGACATCCTGAACCAGATCACGATGACCGCGCAGGATGCACGCTATCAGGGCATGAACTTGCTCCATCGTTCGGGCAGTGATGCCAAGGAAAACACCTTGCGCCTGCAATTCAATGAAAAAGACTCGAGCTTTCTCGAGATTAAGGGTGTGAAGTTCGACGCTGCGGGCCTTGGGGTCACGCAAGCGAGCGGCAACTTCGCAACGAACGACGAGATCAAGGCCGCGCTAAGTCAGCTGACGAATGCAGCCTCGAATCTGCGAAGCCAAGCGTCAACGTTCGGATCGAATCTGACGATCGTGCAGAATCGGCAGAGCTTCACCAAGAACATGGTCAATATCCTCGATACTGGCGCGTCCGATCTGACGAGAGCCGATCTGAACGAGGAAACCGCGAACCAGCAGGCCCTTGCGCTCCGCAATTCGTTGTCGATCTCGGCTCTGTCACTGGCCAATCAGTCGCAACAGAGCATCCTGCAGCTTCTCCGCTAG
- a CDS encoding flagellar hook protein FlgE, whose product MSITAAMNTAISGLTAQSYAMGNISGNIANAHTPGYKRIDTSFADLVTDQGPKRAMAGPVLAEARFTTSLQGPLNSTGVATNMAINGSGFFTVMQRTSDSGAGQSLYTRRGDFGIDKDGYLVNGTGGHLLGNNLDPVSGRITSSGLIKIANASLPGRQTTKIDYAANLPKMPITTASAAGDSAPYAVPAAVVTDPSLSAPDLTKKVTGTAQVSAFLDKSIMGPSLAIYTSGGAPVSLSTRWAKVQDAAPSSAPPKNAIWNLFYASSSGASKDSDWINVGSAFSFDSSGKFLPPASANVTRNGNASVKIPQVTVDGAIIGDITMNLGTGGLTQYAASAGTATTSTLTQDGYAAGTLKSLSVSADGTIIGAFSNEMTAPVATAGIVNFTNPNGLRAASGGNYEQTRDSGPPIAGLNGGTIVGGNIEGSNSDLASQFSRLIATQQAYSANVKVMTTSQQMMSELLNAMR is encoded by the coding sequence ATGAGCATCACCGCCGCAATGAATACCGCGATCAGTGGCTTAACCGCGCAGTCCTATGCGATGGGCAACATCTCCGGCAACATCGCGAACGCCCACACGCCGGGCTACAAGCGCATCGATACTAGCTTTGCCGATCTCGTCACAGACCAAGGTCCCAAGCGCGCGATGGCCGGACCGGTCCTTGCAGAAGCAAGGTTCACCACCTCTCTGCAAGGTCCACTCAACTCCACGGGCGTCGCCACAAACATGGCGATAAATGGTTCAGGGTTCTTCACGGTCATGCAGAGAACCAGCGATTCTGGAGCCGGCCAGTCTCTGTACACCCGCCGCGGTGACTTCGGAATCGACAAGGATGGTTATCTCGTCAACGGCACCGGTGGCCACCTGCTCGGTAACAATCTTGATCCCGTCTCGGGCCGGATAACGTCGTCTGGTCTGATCAAGATTGCCAACGCAAGCCTGCCCGGGCGGCAAACCACCAAGATTGATTATGCCGCCAACCTCCCGAAGATGCCCATCACGACCGCGTCGGCCGCCGGCGATTCAGCACCCTATGCGGTGCCGGCTGCGGTCGTGACCGACCCATCGCTGTCCGCACCGGATCTCACCAAGAAAGTCACGGGCACTGCGCAAGTGTCAGCCTTCCTCGACAAGTCCATCATGGGGCCGTCGCTGGCAATCTATACGTCCGGAGGAGCTCCGGTTTCACTGTCGACGCGCTGGGCCAAGGTGCAGGACGCGGCTCCTTCATCGGCACCGCCGAAAAATGCGATCTGGAATCTGTTCTACGCATCAAGCTCCGGCGCATCCAAGGACAGCGACTGGATCAACGTCGGATCCGCCTTTTCCTTCGACTCTTCGGGCAAATTCCTGCCTCCAGCCAGCGCAAACGTAACCCGTAACGGCAACGCGTCGGTCAAGATTCCGCAAGTGACCGTCGACGGCGCGATTATCGGCGACATCACGATGAACCTCGGCACAGGCGGTCTGACCCAGTACGCTGCATCCGCCGGAACGGCGACGACCAGCACCCTGACACAGGATGGCTACGCGGCCGGAACCTTAAAGAGCCTTTCCGTGTCGGCGGACGGCACAATCATCGGCGCCTTCTCCAACGAGATGACCGCTCCAGTCGCAACGGCTGGCATCGTGAACTTCACAAATCCGAACGGTCTCAGGGCTGCTTCGGGCGGCAATTACGAGCAGACCCGCGACTCTGGTCCGCCGATCGCCGGACTGAACGGCGGCACCATCGTTGGAGGCAACATTGAGGGATCCAATTCAGATCTCGCCAGCCAATTCTCAAGGCTCATCGCAACTCAGCAGGCGTACAGCGCGAACGTGAAGGTGATGACGACCTCTCAGCAGATGATGTCTGAGTTGCTCAATGCAATGCGTTAA
- a CDS encoding TetR/AcrR family transcriptional regulator → MSRTRKITTDDILDAAERVVVHLGAAGLSIDAVAQEAGVSKSRVVYDHGSKSALLEALIDRRVKAELERIDTAVAESAGTPHPELFGRIAVAEQIPDDRDKAVALAISAAMSSEAKVQQQMRDWTLMDLRAMAKGERPKAALMAYLALTGFYCTELFGFHQWGAAERSEILAGIRAIYASYSDES, encoded by the coding sequence TTGTCCAGAACGCGCAAAATCACGACCGACGACATTCTCGATGCTGCCGAGCGGGTGGTTGTCCATCTCGGGGCGGCGGGGCTTTCGATCGATGCGGTCGCCCAAGAGGCCGGCGTGAGCAAATCGCGGGTCGTTTACGACCACGGGTCGAAGAGCGCGCTGTTGGAGGCCTTGATCGACCGCCGCGTGAAGGCGGAGCTTGAGCGCATCGATACGGCGGTGGCGGAAAGCGCCGGGACGCCGCATCCCGAACTGTTCGGCCGGATCGCGGTCGCCGAGCAGATTCCCGACGATCGGGACAAGGCGGTGGCGCTTGCGATCAGCGCCGCGATGTCGAGCGAGGCGAAGGTCCAGCAACAGATGCGCGACTGGACACTTATGGACCTCCGCGCGATGGCGAAGGGCGAGCGGCCCAAGGCGGCACTGATGGCCTACCTGGCGCTAACGGGCTTTTACTGCACCGAACTCTTCGGCTTCCACCAATGGGGCGCAGCCGAGCGATCCGAAATCCTCGCGGGCATCAGGGCGATCTATGCGTCCTATTCCGACGAAAGCTGA
- a CDS encoding outer membrane protein — protein sequence MKKMMLGPLALAVLGTNSALAADLGRTYTKSSPPVYLPAEPVYSWTGFYVGGHLGGAFSGGSIFDKSRFAGGLQVGGDYQLAPNWIVGVEGQYSWLSGGAQAARFSTVNLRQDRNALGSITGRIGYVSGPTLLYVKGGWAYQDTTYGVARPNSFTLDNKNGGYTIGTGFEYLFASNWSSKIEYQYYNFGSTRFVAVSPAGLVTAGSFDNNVHSVKVGLNYRFK from the coding sequence ATGAAGAAGATGATGCTTGGTCCACTCGCGCTCGCGGTGCTCGGCACGAACTCTGCGCTCGCGGCCGATCTCGGGCGAACCTACACCAAGTCGTCACCGCCAGTTTATCTTCCGGCTGAACCCGTCTACAGCTGGACCGGCTTTTATGTCGGCGGCCACCTTGGCGGCGCATTCAGCGGCGGCTCGATTTTCGATAAATCTCGTTTCGCTGGCGGTCTTCAGGTTGGCGGCGACTATCAATTGGCACCAAACTGGATCGTTGGTGTCGAAGGCCAGTACAGCTGGCTTTCCGGCGGCGCACAGGCCGCGCGTTTCAGCACTGTTAACCTGAGGCAGGACCGGAACGCTCTGGGCTCCATCACTGGTCGTATCGGTTATGTCTCAGGTCCGACCCTCCTTTATGTCAAGGGCGGATGGGCATATCAGGATACGACTTATGGGGTCGCAAGGCCGAACAGCTTCACTCTCGACAACAAGAATGGTGGCTACACAATCGGAACCGGTTTCGAGTACCTCTTCGCCTCGAACTGGTCGAGCAAGATCGAATACCAGTATTATAACTTTGGAAGCACGCGCTTTGTCGCTGTCTCACCGGCCGGGCTTGTGACGGCTGGTTCGTTCGACAACAACGTGCACTCTGTCAAGGTAGGCTTAAACTACCGCTTCAAGTAA
- the flgK gene encoding flagellar hook-associated protein FlgK, whose translation MLTNAFSTAAAGLQATQKAIGIVSQNVANAGAAGYVRRTVTTLAPGPGNSGVAVASASRIFEEAALKQLRSETSGAAYSSSKADVLSQIDRLFGKPGDSAALDGRLNAFTQTLQGLAANPASVAMRSTVLNAASVLSEQIRDIASNVQGLRSGIENRLAADVRTANGLLSSIANLNVKIAAASDDSDRASLVDQRDQKVTQLSSFLDVHGVQQRDGAVTLMTTSGVALVDRGAATELSFDNRGTLGPTSTYSTNLSLRGVGTISATMPGGSVIDLGSRGALRSGSIAAGLELRDTALPQVQRQLDDLAFGLAQSLTDKNTIATQGGAGFDLNVNELANIKPGNTITIPISSGGSVRNVILVASALGSKPVDATQTIDSHALVRTFTIPPAPAASQDYTKAISAALSVVAANVTVTSTTQGRVTFSGPGIQSVIAMITQPKSENDLSGAHPRIPLFVDGSDNTLVTGSLDDGSQRIGLAQRFSVNRALAADSSVLTRASDAGASPNPSRPQFVYDALTSTRQTFSSASGIGGTQIPRIATVASFAQDVIVAQGTAAAVATKMNEGQSIVLAAAQGRFASSASVKVDDEMSRLLALQTAYSANARVLTAVKEMLDLLLRS comes from the coding sequence ATGCTGACGAACGCTTTTAGCACGGCGGCAGCCGGTCTGCAGGCCACGCAGAAAGCCATCGGTATCGTTTCGCAAAACGTAGCCAATGCCGGCGCAGCCGGTTACGTGCGACGGACGGTGACGACGCTCGCGCCCGGACCGGGCAATTCGGGCGTTGCCGTCGCCTCCGCGAGCCGCATTTTCGAAGAGGCTGCGCTCAAACAATTGCGCTCGGAAACATCGGGTGCCGCTTACAGTTCGTCAAAAGCGGATGTCCTCTCGCAGATCGACAGATTGTTCGGCAAGCCCGGCGACTCGGCAGCCCTCGACGGCCGGCTAAATGCCTTTACGCAGACGCTTCAGGGCCTCGCTGCAAATCCGGCGTCGGTCGCAATGCGGAGTACGGTACTAAACGCAGCTTCCGTTCTTTCGGAGCAGATCCGCGACATCGCGAGCAACGTACAAGGGCTTCGCAGCGGCATCGAGAACCGTCTCGCTGCGGACGTCAGAACAGCAAATGGTCTGCTCAGTTCGATCGCCAACCTGAACGTCAAGATAGCCGCAGCGTCGGATGACTCCGATCGCGCTTCGCTCGTCGATCAGCGCGATCAAAAGGTTACGCAACTTTCCTCGTTTCTCGACGTGCACGGCGTTCAGCAGCGCGACGGAGCGGTAACCCTGATGACGACATCAGGCGTCGCTCTGGTCGATCGCGGCGCGGCGACGGAATTGTCGTTCGACAACCGTGGCACCTTAGGCCCGACTTCCACATATTCGACGAATCTGTCGTTGCGCGGCGTCGGAACGATCAGCGCGACGATGCCCGGCGGTAGTGTCATCGATCTTGGCTCCCGCGGTGCCTTGCGCTCCGGATCGATCGCAGCAGGGCTGGAACTCCGCGACACGGCGCTGCCGCAGGTTCAGCGCCAACTCGATGATCTTGCCTTTGGCTTGGCTCAATCGCTTACCGACAAAAATACGATCGCAACACAGGGTGGAGCCGGCTTCGATCTCAACGTCAATGAGCTCGCCAATATCAAGCCTGGCAACACCATCACGATTCCGATCAGCTCAGGCGGTTCGGTCCGTAACGTCATCCTTGTGGCGTCAGCGCTCGGCTCGAAGCCGGTCGACGCCACGCAAACCATCGACTCCCACGCGCTGGTACGAACTTTCACGATACCGCCTGCTCCGGCAGCATCGCAAGACTATACCAAGGCCATCTCGGCAGCGCTCTCTGTCGTTGCAGCGAACGTGACAGTGACAAGCACCACGCAGGGCAGGGTAACGTTTTCCGGCCCGGGCATTCAGAGCGTCATCGCAATGATCACACAACCGAAATCGGAGAATGACCTCTCTGGCGCCCACCCGCGGATCCCGTTGTTCGTTGACGGCTCGGACAACACTCTCGTCACCGGCTCGCTCGATGACGGATCTCAACGCATCGGGCTCGCCCAGCGTTTCTCGGTCAACCGCGCGTTAGCTGCCGATTCCTCGGTCCTCACGCGGGCCAGTGATGCTGGGGCTTCACCCAATCCATCGCGTCCGCAATTCGTCTACGACGCGCTGACAAGCACCCGGCAGACGTTCTCATCGGCGAGCGGCATCGGCGGCACTCAGATCCCGCGCATCGCCACCGTCGCGTCCTTCGCCCAAGACGTCATCGTCGCGCAGGGCACAGCTGCAGCCGTCGCGACCAAGATGAACGAAGGGCAAAGTATTGTCCTGGCCGCCGCGCAGGGACGGTTCGCATCCAGCGCAAGCGTCAAGGTTGATGACGAGATGTCTCGCCTTCTGGCCCTGCAGACGGCGTACAGCGCAAATGCCCGCGTGCTGACCGCCGTAAAGGAGATGCTCGATCTCCTGCTCCGAAGCTGA
- a CDS encoding DMT family transporter — translation MNPALVAHGALALAIICEVTGSAFLLRSDGFTKLVPTVAMGLCYLTSFYLLSVALKMIPLGVAYAIWAGLGIVLTAIVGVVVFRQALDLWACVGIGLIVAGVAILNLLSNAVGH, via the coding sequence ATGAATCCCGCCCTTGTCGCACATGGCGCTCTCGCGCTGGCCATCATTTGCGAGGTCACGGGATCCGCTTTCCTGCTGAGATCCGACGGGTTCACCAAGCTGGTCCCGACGGTCGCCATGGGGCTCTGCTACCTCACCTCGTTCTACTTGCTCTCCGTGGCGTTGAAGATGATTCCGCTCGGTGTGGCCTATGCGATCTGGGCGGGGCTGGGTATCGTGCTGACGGCCATCGTCGGTGTTGTTGTCTTCCGGCAGGCGCTCGATCTGTGGGCCTGTGTGGGGATTGGGCTGATCGTGGCCGGTGTGGCCATCTTGAACTTGCTGTCGAATGCTGTCGGGCACTGA
- a CDS encoding efflux RND transporter permease subunit, with amino-acid sequence MAQFFIRRPVLAWVFALFITIAGAISIPLLPVAQYPKVAPPQLTISTSYPGASPQEIYQGVTRLIEEELNGAARLMYFESTSDTSGSISINVSFEAGTSIEQASVDVQNRLRRIQSRLPAAVAAQGVTVEEASAGFLMIVSLTSTDGKLDEVALGDYLNRNVLGELRRLGGVGRAQLFAAQRAMRVWIDPDKMVGLRLAAADVNAAISAQNAQVAAGQIGASPNPVTTDLTATVLVKGQLANTEEFGNIVLRANPDGSTVRLKDVARLELGAENYNFSSRLNGQPSAAVGIQLSSTGNAVATSRAVKAKLEQLSRFFPPGVKYSVPYDTSPFVSASIEKVLETLLEAVVLVFAVMFVFLQNFRYTLIPTLVVPIALLGTGAVMLAAGFSINVLTMFAMVLAIGILVDDAIVVVENVERIMAEEGLSPKDATKKAMNQITGAILGITLVLSSVFVPMAFFPGSTGIIYRQFSLTMVVSILFSAFLALSLTPALCATFLKPIKHGHHQKRGIGGWFNRKFEALTNRYTSAAVGIVRRAGRMMVIYLALVIGLGYFFVSLPTAFLPNEDQGYLIVDIQGPPEASANRTLASIKQIEEIFKAEPAISDIVAIQGFSFSGNGANAALMFVTLKNWSERGAGQSAQEIADRANAQLFALKDATSFALSPPPIEGFGTTGGFAFRLQDRNGLGQVALTEAAAALMEKAGKSPLLAGLRIEGLSDAAQVLLVIDREKANTFGVTFADINNTITANLGSSYINDFPNAGRMQRVIIQARDHGRLRVEDLLKLNVRNAGGGMVPLSSFAMAQWQKGSPQIVGYNGYPTVRIAGEPAPGHSSGAAIAEMERLASELPNGIGFEWTGQSLEEIKSGSQAPILFGLSILFVFLLLAGLYESWSIPLSVMLVVPLGVIGCVLAVMLRGMPNDLYFKVGLIAIIGLSAKNAILIVEFAKDYYAEGRSLADAAVDAARIRFRPIIMTSLTFTLGVVPLAIASGASAASQNAIGTGVLGGMISATVLAIFFVPAFFVFVLRVLRTRRPTTNDGAAVEASLAKPSKA; translated from the coding sequence ATGGCTCAGTTTTTCATCAGGCGGCCGGTGCTTGCCTGGGTCTTTGCCCTGTTCATCACCATTGCCGGTGCCATCTCGATTCCGCTCCTGCCGGTGGCGCAGTATCCCAAGGTCGCCCCGCCGCAACTGACGATTTCGACGTCGTATCCGGGGGCCTCGCCGCAGGAAATCTATCAGGGTGTCACACGCCTGATCGAGGAGGAACTAAATGGTGCCGCCAGGTTGATGTATTTCGAATCGACGTCGGACACGTCGGGATCGATCAGCATCAACGTATCTTTCGAGGCCGGCACGAGCATCGAGCAGGCGTCCGTCGACGTGCAAAACAGGCTCCGGCGGATTCAATCGCGATTGCCAGCGGCGGTGGCCGCGCAGGGTGTGACCGTGGAAGAGGCCTCTGCCGGCTTCCTTATGATCGTGTCGCTCACGTCCACCGACGGTAAGCTCGATGAAGTTGCGCTCGGCGATTACTTGAATCGCAACGTGCTTGGCGAACTCCGTCGTCTTGGCGGAGTGGGACGCGCGCAGTTGTTCGCCGCTCAACGCGCGATGCGCGTTTGGATCGATCCAGACAAGATGGTCGGTCTCCGACTGGCCGCCGCCGACGTCAACGCCGCCATCTCGGCACAGAATGCCCAGGTCGCGGCTGGACAGATCGGCGCGTCGCCGAATCCCGTCACGACCGATCTGACAGCGACCGTTCTCGTCAAGGGGCAACTCGCGAACACAGAAGAATTCGGCAACATCGTGCTGCGGGCAAACCCGGACGGCAGCACGGTTCGGCTCAAGGACGTCGCCCGCCTGGAACTCGGCGCGGAGAACTACAACTTTTCCAGCCGCCTGAACGGCCAACCGAGTGCGGCCGTCGGCATTCAGCTTTCCTCAACCGGCAATGCGGTCGCGACGTCACGTGCCGTCAAGGCTAAGCTCGAGCAACTGTCGCGATTCTTCCCTCCGGGCGTCAAATATTCGGTGCCTTACGACACCAGTCCCTTCGTGTCCGCATCGATCGAGAAGGTGCTGGAAACGCTGCTCGAAGCGGTCGTGCTCGTCTTCGCGGTGATGTTCGTCTTCCTGCAGAACTTCCGCTACACGCTGATCCCGACGCTGGTCGTGCCGATCGCATTGTTGGGCACCGGCGCGGTGATGCTGGCGGCCGGCTTTTCGATCAATGTTCTGACCATGTTCGCGATGGTGCTGGCGATCGGCATCCTTGTCGATGACGCCATCGTCGTCGTTGAGAACGTCGAGCGCATCATGGCGGAGGAGGGACTTTCACCGAAGGACGCCACCAAGAAGGCCATGAACCAGATAACGGGCGCCATCCTCGGGATCACGCTCGTTCTTTCCTCCGTTTTCGTCCCGATGGCGTTCTTCCCCGGTTCGACGGGCATCATCTATCGCCAGTTCAGCCTGACCATGGTCGTCTCGATCCTGTTCTCTGCATTTCTGGCACTGTCGCTGACGCCAGCGCTTTGCGCGACCTTCCTTAAGCCGATCAAGCATGGCCACCACCAGAAGCGGGGAATTGGCGGCTGGTTCAACCGCAAATTCGAAGCATTGACCAACCGCTACACCAGCGCTGCCGTCGGCATCGTGCGGCGGGCCGGACGCATGATGGTGATCTATCTCGCCCTAGTTATCGGCCTCGGCTACTTTTTCGTCAGCCTTCCAACCGCCTTTCTTCCGAACGAGGACCAGGGTTATCTGATTGTTGACATCCAGGGCCCGCCCGAAGCCAGCGCCAACCGGACCCTGGCATCGATCAAGCAGATCGAGGAGATCTTCAAGGCGGAGCCGGCCATAAGCGATATCGTGGCTATTCAGGGCTTCAGCTTCTCGGGCAACGGCGCGAACGCCGCTTTGATGTTCGTCACTCTCAAGAACTGGAGCGAGCGGGGCGCGGGCCAATCCGCCCAAGAGATTGCCGATCGCGCCAACGCGCAACTGTTTGCACTAAAGGACGCCACCAGTTTCGCGCTCTCGCCGCCGCCGATCGAGGGCTTCGGCACGACCGGCGGCTTCGCCTTCCGGCTTCAGGATCGCAATGGCCTGGGGCAGGTGGCGCTTACGGAAGCGGCGGCGGCGTTGATGGAGAAGGCCGGCAAGAGCCCGCTGCTCGCGGGCCTTCGCATCGAAGGATTGTCGGATGCGGCGCAGGTTCTGCTCGTTATCGATCGCGAGAAAGCCAACACGTTCGGCGTGACCTTCGCCGATATCAACAACACCATCACGGCCAATCTCGGATCGTCTTACATCAACGATTTCCCGAACGCCGGCCGCATGCAGCGGGTCATCATCCAAGCTCGGGACCATGGTCGCCTGCGGGTGGAAGATCTTCTGAAGCTCAACGTCCGCAATGCGGGCGGCGGCATGGTGCCCCTGTCCTCATTTGCCATGGCTCAGTGGCAGAAGGGATCGCCGCAGATCGTCGGCTACAACGGATATCCGACAGTGCGCATCGCTGGCGAACCGGCTCCAGGTCATTCGTCGGGTGCGGCGATCGCCGAGATGGAGCGCCTTGCTTCGGAGCTGCCGAACGGTATCGGTTTCGAATGGACCGGTCAGTCGCTTGAAGAGATCAAATCGGGATCGCAGGCGCCAATTCTATTCGGCCTCAGCATTCTTTTCGTCTTCCTGCTGCTCGCCGGCCTCTACGAAAGCTGGTCGATCCCTCTCTCCGTCATGCTCGTCGTGCCGCTCGGCGTGATAGGCTGCGTGTTGGCCGTGATGCTCCGAGGAATGCCGAACGACCTCTACTTCAAGGTCGGGCTGATCGCTATCATAGGCCTGTCGGCGAAGAACGCCATTCTGATCGTGGAATTCGCCAAGGACTACTACGCGGAAGGCAGATCGCTCGCTGACGCCGCGGTCGACGCGGCTCGCATCCGCTTCCGGCCGATCATCATGACCTCGCTCACCTTCACGCTCGGCGTCGTGCCGCTCGCCATCGCATCGGGCGCGAGCGCGGCTAGCCAGAACGCCATCGGTACGGGCGTCCTCGGCGGCATGATCTCGGCGACGGTTCTTGCGATCTTCTTTGTCCCTGCCTTCTTCGTTTTCGTTCTGCGGGTGCTGCGGACCAGGAGGCCGACGACGAATGATGGCGCGGCAGTCGAGGCTTCGCTTGCGAAGCCATCTAAAGCGTAG